Proteins encoded by one window of Teretinema zuelzerae:
- a CDS encoding PHP domain-containing protein — MIDLHTHSTASDGSFSPRDLVLHARSEDISVLALTDHDTVTGIDEASAAAREVGMVFLAGIELDIEWKPGECHLLGLGLKEIHPSLTDMITRLQDGRLERNRQIIQKMQEAGIDIDLERVSALAGGETVGRPHFAQFLVESKAVKNRQQAFDRYLAKDRPFFLDRKSIQLDEGIAAIKACGGVPVLAHPLSLYLSWGALPAVMEDFRDRGVMGLEAWHPAARIVDAERLEALASSLGMFVTAGSDFHGAARPDRKIGRTSGRRKIEDRYYFGALEAILKG; from the coding sequence ATGATAGACTTACATACGCATTCCACTGCTTCAGACGGTTCCTTTTCTCCCCGCGACCTTGTGCTTCACGCCCGATCTGAGGATATTTCCGTTCTTGCGCTTACCGATCACGATACCGTTACCGGCATCGACGAAGCCTCCGCGGCTGCGCGCGAGGTCGGCATGGTCTTTCTTGCGGGCATCGAGCTGGATATCGAATGGAAGCCGGGCGAGTGCCATCTGCTGGGCCTCGGCCTTAAAGAGATTCATCCGAGTCTTACCGATATGATAACAAGGCTGCAGGACGGCCGTCTTGAGCGAAATCGGCAGATAATCCAAAAGATGCAGGAGGCCGGGATCGACATCGATCTTGAGCGCGTTTCGGCTCTTGCCGGAGGCGAAACCGTCGGCAGGCCGCATTTTGCCCAGTTTTTGGTTGAATCAAAGGCGGTGAAAAACCGTCAACAGGCCTTCGACCGGTATCTGGCAAAGGATCGGCCTTTTTTTCTCGACAGAAAGAGCATTCAGCTCGACGAGGGGATCGCGGCAATCAAGGCGTGCGGGGGAGTACCGGTTCTCGCGCATCCGCTGTCGCTCTATCTTTCCTGGGGGGCTCTCCCCGCTGTTATGGAAGATTTCCGCGACCGCGGGGTGATGGGTCTGGAAGCCTGGCACCCGGCCGCCCGGATCGTGGACGCCGAGCGTCTGGAAGCTCTCGCCTCGAGCCTGGGCATGTTCGTTACCGCCGGCAGCGATTTTCACGGCGCTGCCCGGCCCGACCGCAAGATCGGGCGGACTTCCGGACGAAGGAAAATCGAGGACCGGTATTATTTCGGCGCTCTCGAAGCGATTCTCAAAGGCTGA
- a CDS encoding glycoside hydrolase family 11 protein, whose amino-acid sequence MSIKKCLFTALAGVALGASLTWGQDYSTWTSSTIRNCNGIDYELWNQDNVGTSIMKITGGSSDPNGGTFEAQWNGTINVLFRAGKKWGASSTTTPRDVGKITVDFAATWSSTDDVKMLGIYGWAYYPARSKPKKTEKNENATFSNQIEYYIIQDRGSFNPASGGRNAKRYGSGTIDGIEYEFWVADRLNEAMLTGKGNFKQYFSVPKNTSSHRQSGKVSVSKHFEAWDKAGMKMMDCPLYEVAMKVESYSGKDNTGRGKGNGSAKVTKNLLTFGGSTTVDELSLISNVSPSGAGSVTKTPDKSSYAPNTSVELTATPNTGWRFIGWDGDATGSATSTTVSMSENRSVTAKFALVSGEGTANLIKDGDFPTSSVIAENDAASWRLGQGEYWGDSEASTSVSNGMAAINVTTIGAESYQPQLVQYGLGLDQGMMYKLTFKAKAESERRIEVSFQQSANPWASYASQEFDLTSSEQDYEFVFTMTNESDPASQFAFNLGQATGVVSISQVKLVHTTAGRFKSGTKENPESSCEGGTKMNDNDFALLVDSIKEAGKIQRGHQKESRRFEMNAPDIRAIREHSNKTQADFAYMIGVSVATLRNWEQGRRKPEGPALALLKIVSKNPEYVEQILTV is encoded by the coding sequence ATGAGTATCAAAAAATGTCTATTCACGGCACTTGCAGGTGTGGCATTGGGAGCTTCGCTCACATGGGGGCAAGATTACAGCACTTGGACTTCCAGTACTATTAGAAATTGCAATGGCATAGACTACGAACTGTGGAACCAAGACAACGTGGGTACTTCTATCATGAAAATCACGGGTGGCAGTTCCGATCCAAACGGCGGCACATTCGAGGCCCAGTGGAATGGGACCATTAACGTTCTGTTTCGAGCGGGCAAAAAATGGGGGGCTTCCAGTACTACCACTCCTAGGGATGTGGGGAAAATCACCGTTGATTTTGCGGCAACGTGGAGTTCCACGGATGATGTCAAAATGCTTGGCATCTATGGATGGGCCTATTACCCTGCGAGAAGTAAACCGAAAAAAACAGAAAAGAATGAAAATGCCACGTTTTCCAATCAGATTGAATACTATATCATTCAGGACCGTGGCTCTTTTAATCCCGCTTCAGGTGGCCGAAACGCAAAGCGCTATGGTAGTGGAACGATTGACGGGATTGAATATGAGTTCTGGGTGGCCGACAGGCTAAACGAGGCGATGCTGACTGGGAAAGGTAATTTTAAACAGTATTTTAGTGTTCCCAAAAACACGAGTAGCCATAGACAAAGTGGAAAAGTTTCTGTATCCAAACACTTCGAGGCCTGGGATAAAGCAGGCATGAAAATGATGGATTGCCCCCTGTACGAAGTGGCCATGAAAGTAGAATCCTATTCGGGTAAAGATAATACAGGTCGAGGAAAAGGGAACGGATCTGCAAAAGTGACCAAAAATCTTTTGACTTTTGGTGGAAGTACCACAGTGGATGAACTCAGTCTGATATCAAATGTTTCACCCTCGGGTGCGGGATCCGTAACCAAAACTCCAGATAAAAGCTCCTATGCACCCAATACATCTGTAGAACTGACGGCAACTCCGAATACAGGTTGGAGGTTTATTGGCTGGGATGGCGATGCCACTGGTTCCGCTACTTCCACCACCGTCAGTATGAGTGAAAATCGTTCGGTTACGGCTAAGTTTGCTTTGGTGTCTGGAGAAGGTACCGCGAATCTGATCAAGGATGGAGATTTTCCTACGAGTTCTGTGATTGCTGAAAATGACGCGGCCTCATGGCGTTTAGGTCAGGGAGAATACTGGGGTGATTCGGAGGCTTCGACGAGCGTGAGCAACGGAATGGCCGCCATCAACGTAACCACCATTGGAGCTGAATCGTATCAGCCTCAGCTGGTGCAGTACGGATTGGGTTTAGACCAGGGCATGATGTACAAGCTGACCTTTAAGGCAAAAGCAGAATCCGAAAGACGAATTGAAGTTTCGTTCCAGCAGTCGGCGAATCCATGGGCGAGCTATGCTTCGCAGGAATTCGACTTGACTTCGTCTGAACAGGATTATGAATTCGTGTTCACGATGACCAACGAGAGCGATCCTGCATCGCAGTTTGCTTTCAATCTTGGGCAGGCCACAGGTGTCGTTTCTATTAGCCAAGTCAAATTGGTTCACACCACTGCAGGAAGATTTAAGTCAGGAACAAAAGAAAATCCTGAATCGTCTTGTGAAGGAGGAACTAAAATGAACGACAATGATTTTGCATTGCTTGTTGACAGTATAAAAGAAGCTGGAAAAATTCAAAGGGGACATCAGAAAGAAAGCCGAAGGTTTGAAATGAACGCCCCTGATATTCGGGCTATTCGCGAGCACAGTAACAAAACCCAAGCCGATTTTGCATACATGATCGGAGTAAGTGTTGCCACCTTGCGAAATTGGGAGCAGGGTCGTCGAAAGCCGGAAGGTCCGGCCTTAGCCCTGTTAAAGATCGTATCGAAAAATCCTGAATATGTAGAACAAATTCTTACAGTTTAA
- a CDS encoding outer membrane lipoprotein-sorting protein, whose protein sequence is MKRSIQSTRRTALALVAATLASLSAVYAQGAEPSKTADEIMTDVFNRPQPESITSELSMVLTDSRGRERTRRLKQISATYSGVDKKIMEFAEPADVRGTSFMNWSYGDGSRSDDQWIYLPALKRVRRISSDGKGDSFMGSDFSYDDLAERHPQKDSHAIIGTENIDGESCWIIESVSRDSGESYSKTISWISKQRLMGLKREYYDTSGKLLKVLTVKETREVAGYLMITHTEMRNVQKNHRTEMKFGSITADSAIPEDSFTERTLARGL, encoded by the coding sequence ATGAAAAGATCCATTCAATCAACGCGGAGAACAGCCTTGGCGCTCGTTGCCGCGACGCTCGCGTCCCTGTCGGCCGTATACGCGCAGGGCGCGGAACCGTCGAAAACCGCCGATGAAATCATGACAGACGTGTTCAACCGGCCCCAGCCTGAAAGCATTACAAGCGAACTGAGCATGGTATTGACGGATTCCCGCGGACGCGAAAGAACACGCCGGCTCAAGCAGATTTCAGCGACATACTCAGGCGTCGACAAGAAAATAATGGAGTTCGCCGAACCAGCGGACGTGAGGGGAACTTCTTTTATGAACTGGAGCTACGGCGACGGTTCGCGAAGCGACGATCAATGGATTTACCTGCCCGCCCTGAAACGGGTCAGACGGATTTCATCCGACGGCAAGGGCGACTCCTTCATGGGATCGGATTTCAGCTATGACGACCTGGCTGAACGCCATCCGCAAAAAGATTCGCATGCGATCATCGGAACCGAAAACATCGACGGAGAAAGCTGCTGGATCATCGAAAGCGTGAGCCGGGATTCAGGCGAAAGCTACTCGAAAACGATCAGCTGGATATCAAAGCAACGTCTCATGGGACTCAAAAGAGAGTACTACGACACATCGGGAAAACTCTTGAAGGTGCTTACGGTGAAAGAAACCCGCGAGGTTGCCGGATATCTGATGATAACCCATACCGAAATGCGCAATGTTCAAAAGAACCATCGAACCGAGATGAAGTTCGGCTCGATTACGGCGGACTCCGCGATTCCTGAGGACTCATTCACCGAGCGCACGCTCGCGAGGGGGTTATGA
- a CDS encoding DUF1302 family protein: MRGCILKRRTLAFAVYLILTGAALLYSQGMEITGFGRSKLGAQTDNGALFINDHTLEAAFNWESDDAELHGLAAATSDGEGNSGFELKELYVHLYGNFLDLRVGKQQVIWGKADGMFITDLVSPKNLTDFLTRDISELRLSVTGAKADFFLGSHRLELVYLPIFTPTLLPASDSIWYAAKELPVVLTMEEASLPEPSLDNAEYFARYSWTGSIADIQLLGDGSGTTRLFRLYETGK, from the coding sequence ATGAGAGGATGCATACTAAAGCGACGAACCCTCGCGTTCGCCGTGTACTTGATTTTGACAGGTGCGGCATTGCTCTATTCCCAAGGCATGGAAATAACGGGCTTCGGCAGATCGAAGCTAGGCGCTCAAACCGACAACGGCGCGCTGTTCATCAACGATCATACCCTTGAAGCGGCGTTCAACTGGGAAAGCGACGACGCCGAGCTCCATGGACTTGCGGCGGCGACCTCGGACGGCGAAGGGAATTCCGGGTTCGAGCTGAAAGAACTGTACGTTCATTTGTACGGAAATTTTCTCGACCTCAGAGTAGGAAAGCAACAGGTTATCTGGGGAAAAGCAGACGGAATGTTCATAACCGATCTGGTCAGCCCCAAAAATCTTACGGACTTTCTGACGCGCGATATCAGCGAGCTCAGATTGTCCGTAACAGGAGCGAAAGCGGATTTTTTCCTGGGATCGCACCGGCTCGAACTGGTCTATCTGCCCATTTTTACCCCGACTCTTCTTCCCGCTAGCGATTCGATCTGGTACGCCGCCAAGGAATTGCCGGTTGTGCTGACTATGGAAGAAGCGTCTCTGCCGGAACCGTCGCTTGATAACGCCGAGTACTTTGCCCGATACTCATGGACGGGCTCAATCGCCGACATTCAGCTACTGGGGGATGGTTCTGGAACGACACGCCTATTCCGGCTATACGAGACAGGGAAATAA
- a CDS encoding cyclic nucleotide-binding domain-containing protein → MPKAVQYKPNSVIYFAGDMDERVFLLQKGRIALTSTDIETNKQVTEYIKEGEFFGVKSALGRFPREESVMVITDAMVLSFSSAEFEAFVQPNTRIVMKMLKVFSNQLRHIHRQIESLLHSHEETNPDDGMFSVASSFYNSQQYRAASEVAIRYLKLFPTGKHVQEMKQIAQNTLRSDHDFGDHPGTDEMPSSGPAQRTGKAPAGIDPNLALTLAEGLAGQQKWDEAYKQYHSIIEAGSSPVLGKAYVGAGRSLFEMDEYVRCAQILTSYISLEPKSLQMGEVLMYLGLAYGKMDQNDKAKAFLSKAMTMAGPLLVPTIKQHLAEIGG, encoded by the coding sequence ATGCCAAAGGCCGTTCAGTATAAACCCAATTCAGTCATCTATTTCGCAGGAGACATGGATGAACGAGTGTTTCTTCTGCAAAAAGGACGAATCGCCCTCACCTCGACCGATATCGAAACCAACAAACAGGTTACCGAATACATCAAAGAAGGCGAATTCTTCGGCGTAAAGTCGGCCCTCGGACGCTTTCCGCGCGAGGAAAGCGTCATGGTCATCACGGACGCCATGGTTTTGTCGTTTTCCTCCGCCGAATTCGAAGCCTTCGTTCAACCCAACACGCGCATCGTCATGAAGATGCTCAAAGTCTTCTCGAACCAGCTCAGGCACATACACCGCCAGATCGAATCCCTCCTCCATAGCCATGAAGAAACCAACCCGGACGACGGCATGTTCTCGGTCGCGAGCTCCTTCTACAATTCCCAACAGTACCGCGCGGCATCCGAAGTCGCCATACGCTATTTAAAGCTCTTCCCCACCGGCAAGCACGTGCAGGAAATGAAGCAGATCGCCCAAAACACCCTGCGCTCCGATCACGACTTCGGCGACCATCCCGGAACGGACGAAATGCCCTCCTCCGGCCCCGCCCAGAGAACCGGAAAGGCCCCGGCGGGCATCGATCCCAATCTCGCCCTCACCCTCGCTGAAGGCCTCGCCGGCCAGCAAAAATGGGACGAAGCCTATAAACAGTACCACTCGATCATAGAAGCCGGTTCTTCGCCGGTCCTGGGAAAAGCCTACGTCGGAGCCGGCCGAAGCCTCTTCGAGATGGACGAATACGTCCGCTGCGCCCAGATCCTCACTTCCTACATCAGCCTCGAACCGAAATCCCTCCAAATGGGAGAAGTGCTGATGTACCTCGGCCTCGCCTACGGCAAAATGGATCAAAATGACAAGGCGAAAGCCTTCCTTTCCAAAGCGATGACAATGGCCGGCCCCCTTCTTGTTCCTACTATTAAACAGCACCTTGCAGAGATCGGAGGCTGA
- a CDS encoding Crp/Fnr family transcriptional regulator — protein sequence MSDVFAAFSRFAKVFPKGSVIFSEFEPGDCFYLIQSGRVQLIKIVNGFQKNLDILQPSEIFGEMAILENSPRSATAIAYDDVKALEFNKANFEVLMMGNPAIAMKLLKTFVKRIYAQKRRFMVLTIPEKMARVGDVFLMLDETQPCPDRLADFRTFNLTMDDVARWAGLPVEEVEDELHRYIDQGKMEMYDDRIVVKNLPELSRYVNARRSRDPNN from the coding sequence ATGAGCGACGTATTTGCCGCGTTTTCGCGCTTCGCCAAAGTGTTTCCCAAGGGTTCGGTCATCTTTTCCGAATTCGAACCCGGAGACTGCTTCTACCTCATACAGAGCGGAAGAGTCCAGCTGATTAAAATCGTCAACGGCTTCCAGAAAAACCTCGACATCCTCCAGCCCTCGGAAATTTTCGGCGAAATGGCCATCCTGGAAAATTCGCCCCGCTCCGCCACCGCCATCGCCTACGACGACGTAAAAGCCCTCGAATTCAACAAAGCCAACTTCGAAGTGCTCATGATGGGCAATCCCGCCATCGCCATGAAACTTCTTAAAACCTTCGTAAAACGCATCTACGCCCAAAAACGCCGCTTCATGGTCCTCACCATCCCCGAGAAAATGGCGAGAGTCGGCGACGTATTCCTGATGCTCGACGAAACCCAGCCCTGCCCCGACCGCCTTGCCGACTTCCGCACCTTCAACCTCACCATGGACGACGTCGCCCGCTGGGCCGGCCTCCCCGTCGAAGAAGTCGAAGACGAACTGCACCGCTACATCGACCAGGGCAAAATGGAAATGTACGACGACCGCATAGTCGTCAAAAACCTCCCCGAACTCTCCCGCTACGTCAACGCCCGCCGCTCCCGCGACCCAAACAACTGA
- a CDS encoding efflux RND transporter permease subunit: protein MKIRLAPILAHPWLAAAIVMGLTIASIIPIKTGFRMETNLDSYMPENHPAFSFSDEAEERFQIKDGILIALEHPVSIFNTGSLKKMVDIESELRSIPELRDTRIQSLHTGDNILGTEEGLDVRPFFTDPPETEEEAFRIGELAYSNPMIRGRLISEDGRSALIVVELPDSGFSKELYQQVTDLAAAYEGPENVYVAGRPIVEGTLAELGPKDMARMGPLVLIAIALVLLLILRKFSRVLTTLFIVVASTLWSFALMSLLGIPLYSVSIMLPVMLVAIGVAYAIHLYGQVDQHRKDHPEEQAAQAIEQAALVIGPPSLYAALTTVAGFIALLTSSVYPVKYFGLFTAFGVAVSWLLTMTLAPAMLMITERKTKPRTAADAMNEPERLGKTERFGERFADGVSRNRFAVYAATAVVIALSLVGVSRVWINSSFLSNFEKDSAIVKTDAFVNRYFGGTSTVNIILDSNEYDAFKNPDVLRLIDSMQESVESRAMVGDSFSLATYLKQMNYAMNAEREEFRTIPDSAELTAQYLLLYEMSGDPDNLWKVVDPDFMNANVTVQLKSDDSRTIGEALEAVEPFRAQFGEYGIAVNFAGSGYKALVFSDLILSGQLSSLLLSVAIVFLLTTVLFRSIVLGAISTIPVLISMAVNFGIMGLLNVPLTTSTALISSIAVGIGVDYAIHFISHYRQRLRDTGDETDAARYSMSLTGKAVLLNAVTVISGFMVMVFSVFPPNRQVGLLVSLNMLVAFISTVTIMFLVLRKSSRSL, encoded by the coding sequence ATGAAGATTCGCTTAGCGCCGATACTTGCGCACCCATGGCTCGCAGCGGCAATAGTGATGGGACTCACCATTGCTTCCATAATTCCGATCAAAACCGGATTCCGAATGGAAACAAATCTCGACAGCTACATGCCGGAAAACCATCCGGCGTTCAGCTTTAGCGACGAGGCAGAAGAGCGTTTTCAAATAAAAGACGGCATATTGATAGCGCTGGAGCATCCAGTATCCATTTTCAATACCGGATCTCTCAAAAAGATGGTCGATATCGAATCGGAATTGCGCTCTATCCCTGAACTCCGGGACACGCGCATACAGTCGCTTCATACCGGCGACAATATTCTGGGAACGGAAGAAGGGCTGGACGTCAGACCATTTTTCACGGATCCCCCTGAAACGGAAGAAGAAGCGTTCAGGATCGGCGAACTTGCTTACTCGAATCCGATGATCCGGGGGCGGTTGATATCGGAGGACGGTCGAAGCGCGCTCATTGTCGTCGAGTTACCCGACAGCGGTTTCTCGAAGGAGCTCTACCAACAGGTAACCGATCTGGCCGCCGCTTACGAAGGCCCGGAAAATGTCTATGTGGCGGGACGTCCAATCGTAGAAGGAACATTGGCGGAGCTTGGACCAAAAGACATGGCCCGCATGGGTCCGCTGGTACTGATCGCAATAGCCCTCGTCCTCCTGCTTATTTTGAGGAAATTCTCCCGGGTACTGACGACCCTTTTCATTGTAGTCGCCAGCACGCTCTGGTCCTTCGCGCTGATGAGCCTGCTCGGGATTCCGTTATACTCGGTCAGCATCATGCTGCCGGTAATGCTTGTTGCGATCGGAGTCGCCTACGCGATTCATCTGTATGGACAGGTTGATCAGCACCGCAAGGACCATCCTGAGGAACAAGCGGCGCAGGCTATCGAGCAGGCTGCCCTGGTGATCGGTCCGCCGTCCCTCTACGCCGCGCTCACCACGGTCGCCGGTTTCATCGCCCTGCTCACATCAAGCGTGTATCCGGTAAAATACTTCGGCCTCTTTACCGCGTTCGGCGTCGCGGTCTCATGGCTGCTTACAATGACCCTTGCCCCGGCAATGCTCATGATTACGGAAAGAAAAACAAAACCACGGACAGCCGCTGATGCAATGAACGAACCGGAAAGGCTCGGCAAAACAGAGCGCTTCGGAGAGCGCTTCGCCGACGGCGTCAGCCGCAACCGGTTTGCTGTATACGCCGCTACGGCAGTAGTGATCGCGCTTTCCCTGGTCGGCGTTTCACGGGTGTGGATCAACTCGAGCTTCCTTTCCAACTTCGAAAAGGACAGCGCCATCGTAAAAACGGACGCCTTCGTTAACCGGTATTTCGGCGGAACGTCTACGGTTAACATTATCCTCGACAGCAATGAATACGACGCCTTCAAGAATCCCGACGTGCTGCGCTTGATAGACTCCATGCAGGAAAGCGTGGAATCCCGCGCGATGGTCGGGGATTCGTTCTCTCTGGCTACCTACCTCAAGCAAATGAATTACGCGATGAACGCCGAAAGAGAGGAGTTCCGCACCATACCGGATTCCGCAGAACTGACGGCCCAGTACCTTCTGCTGTATGAAATGTCGGGCGACCCGGACAACCTGTGGAAGGTGGTGGATCCCGACTTCATGAACGCGAACGTAACGGTTCAGCTTAAAAGCGACGACAGCAGAACGATCGGCGAGGCGCTGGAGGCTGTCGAACCCTTCCGTGCTCAGTTCGGCGAATACGGAATCGCGGTTAATTTCGCGGGGTCCGGCTACAAGGCCCTGGTTTTCTCGGACCTGATTCTCTCAGGCCAGCTCAGCAGCCTTCTGCTTTCCGTTGCGATCGTATTTCTTCTGACGACCGTCCTTTTCCGCAGCATCGTGCTGGGCGCGATTTCCACTATTCCGGTACTTATCTCCATGGCAGTGAATTTCGGGATCATGGGGTTGCTGAACGTGCCGCTGACCACGTCCACCGCGCTGATATCGAGCATCGCGGTAGGAATCGGGGTCGACTACGCGATTCACTTTATATCCCACTACCGCCAGAGATTGCGGGATACAGGAGACGAAACCGACGCGGCTCGTTACTCGATGAGCCTCACGGGAAAGGCCGTTCTGCTGAACGCGGTAACCGTAATCTCCGGGTTCATGGTCATGGTATTTTCTGTTTTCCCGCCGAACCGTCAGGTAGGCTTGTTGGTCTCGCTCAATATGCTGGTCGCTTTTATCTCGACCGTTACTATCATGTTCCTCGTACTGAGGAAGTCGTCACGCAGTTTGTAA
- a CDS encoding TetR/AcrR family transcriptional regulator: MEPTERQKEIIRAAFTLIADKGIQDLTIKNLGKAIGVSEPAIYRHFASKSEILSGIVDEIYAIKKRTTAHSFESGADSPTRLRRFFSHQAAEFEAFPPLSIVLTPEDLFRSDRELLARVRALMAETRAAVTALLAETGSGRASSASIDPETGSLMMLGGFRMLVSTWRMERELGHDVRLTDLAEAFIGQALKLME, from the coding sequence ATGGAACCGACAGAGAGACAGAAAGAGATTATTAGAGCGGCTTTCACCCTGATCGCTGATAAGGGCATCCAGGATTTAACGATAAAAAATCTGGGAAAGGCGATCGGCGTGAGCGAACCGGCGATTTACAGACATTTTGCCTCCAAGTCGGAAATTCTTTCGGGGATAGTGGATGAAATATACGCCATAAAAAAAAGAACTACCGCGCATTCATTCGAGTCGGGCGCGGATTCCCCTACGAGGCTTCGACGGTTTTTCTCGCACCAGGCGGCGGAATTCGAGGCGTTTCCGCCATTGAGCATCGTGCTGACTCCGGAGGATCTGTTTAGAAGCGACAGGGAGCTGCTGGCTCGAGTTCGCGCGCTGATGGCGGAAACGCGAGCGGCCGTCACTGCACTGCTGGCGGAGACAGGCAGCGGAAGAGCTTCAAGCGCTTCCATCGATCCTGAGACAGGCAGCCTGATGATGCTGGGAGGTTTCAGAATGCTTGTATCCACCTGGCGAATGGAACGGGAGCTGGGCCATGATGTTCGGCTGACTGATCTTGCCGAAGCTTTCATTGGCCAGGCCTTGAAATTGATGGAGTAG